The following is a genomic window from Malus sylvestris chromosome 12, drMalSylv7.2, whole genome shotgun sequence.
TCATCGAGCTTCTTTTTGGGAAAATCAAACCCATTTTTCGGTGGAGTTGGCGAAGGGAAGCAAACAATCGACAGAGGAACGAAGCAGGTCTTAGCTAGTCTCATGGTTTTCAAGGAGTCTAGCTAAGAACCTCTAGTGACGCTGCTAGTACTGGCGAGTCCATGCTAATCTCATTAATCTTAGCTTGCATGATAACAAACACTGGACTAGACTAAAAGTTAGTCCAGTCTAGTCCAGTGAAACCTAGTGAAGCAAAACAAACGGGcccttagggtgcgtttggtacgcagacgggacgggacgggacgggacggaacgggacgggacgggacgggacgggacggaacgaaggtgtaatttttgaaaaagacatggggtatatttgtcttaaaatggtaaaacattgtgttccacagacgtggaacaaacccgttccaggggggaggtggaacgcaaaaacacccaaaatctgtcccgtggaacagcccgttccaccaatttttggcgcaccaaacgcgggacggaacgcctcgtcccgttccgtcccgtcccgtcccacgtaccaaacgcacccttagtgtCCTACTAATGTTGGCATTTATCATATTACTAAAAGTAATTGAAAAGaatcaaacaaatattaattCTTTCCCCAAGATAATCCACTAATAAGAGGGTCCACAACATAGTTTTTTTTCCAATGCAATAAAGTTACATTGTGTCTATTTTTCAATGATAAAGGGGTATTTCCATAGGTTTGCCTTAACACACAAGGTTATGACTCGTTTGAATATGATTTTAAAATagctaaaaacacttttatagaaaatgtttttgtattccaaaagcactttaagtgttttttacaagaaacaccagttatgtgcttcttccaagaagcattttaagtgcttttccaaaatttacttgtatttttattaaaaattggttacaaaaacaatttcaccaaaacaacttttaattattttaaaagcacaggCTCTTAATTAACAATGGATTCAATGTCGGAAATCGACTAAAAGGGGATATGTATTTTTACACGAGCAACAACAAATTACTATGCTCTAAGCGTAACTCCACCGGTTTGTCAAAAGGCAGGGCAAGGGCGGCCCAATTGCCTAAAACCCACAAGCGTATCGGCAACGTCATCACCTCCTAAATACAATTCAAAACCCTCCTTTCGTAATTCGTACATTTCTCTGCTGCTAGGCTTTAAAGCTAGTTTCGgaactctctatctctctctaatGGCGGATGAGAGTATGGCTTCCCATAGAAGAGACCCTATCAAGTCCTCGGGTAAGTTCTTCAACGCTATTGGGTTGCTCATAAATTAAGGAAATAGATTggaaaatcaaactttcatgGAATTTATTTTGAATTCTGTATTGGGTCTCTGTGGTTTGTGGATTCGGTTCAATTCAGTGTTTGATTCTTTAATTTTCCCACCTTTTTTTCTCGGCATCCAAACGGAAAATCAAGCAAGTAAATGTTAAGGAAGAACAAAGAGGGGATTAGTTGAATTGGGTTCTGTTCTTTGAGGTCCTAAACCTCTTGACAATTAATTAGATACATAAGTTTTGAACTTTTTATCATTGGTCTTGCGAGTGAGCGGACTACttgtaatttttgttaatttttttggagCTGTATTTAGTTGTTCTGTGATTGTGTGGAAAATTAGTTGCCAATGTTGCGGGACAGCGAAGGCGGCAGCAAGCAGTTTCTGTAGGAAAGGAAAGAAGAGAGTTGCTGGTGCGTGCGAAGCGCTTGTGCAGAGTGGGGATTAGCGGAGATAGTGATGATACGGTTGAGAGTGAAATGATCATTGATGAAGAGCAATCCATCTTGGAGGCTCAAACTTCTTCAGCAGTGGAAGGGTTGAAGTCTGCGGTTGCATATCAGTATGTGAATTTAATTTGTCTGCATTAATACTGAGAGAATTTTAGAGGAACATTAGGCtcaattttgtgaaaacatgaaACACTTCATCGAAAGATATGAAACATGAAACCGTTCAATGGTCTCTTCAAAGCAACCCCATTAAACACCATTGTCGTTGTGTACTTTGTAGGGGAAAAGGTGCATTGGAAAAGAGGGTGAGTGCCCTTCGTGAACTCAGACGCTTACTGTCAAGATCAGAATTCCCTCCTGTTGAAGCTGCCCTTAAAGCTGGAGTAATAACTTTATTAGTGCAATGTCTTTCATTTGGCTCTCCAGACGAGCAGGTTCAACCAACTTTTCGTATAATATGGTTTCATTTGGTATTATTCTAATTTGTATATTCAACATAGACTTGATAAGTAGTGCTTTTATGGAACTTTATTTCAAGGAAAAAGGGGAAAGGAGGAACTTTTATGTTATTTGCTGTTAGGTTCCATAGTAATTAGCAGCTTTCAGAACTTCTGGTTTCTAAAAACCCATCAGACACACCTATGGAGTTTGGGCACTAAAGTATCATACGCCAGTGAATGTTTTCAGAAATCATTTGGAATTAAGAAACTTCTTGAGTAAGAATTAAGGATATATTCTGCctctttcaccttttttttttatttttattttttaatataatgcAGTTGCTTGAGGCGGCTTGGTGCCTCACGAACATAGCAGCGGGGAAACCTGAGGAAACAAAAGCTTTGTTGCCCGCTTTACCGTTGCTTATTGCTCATCTTGGAGGTTAGTAATGTCTTGTGTGCTCCTTTTAGATCGCAATAGCAATTACTTTCTCctgtttaattttctttatcttcGCTGATACTTTTGGCTCTATACTTTGCATATGTAATGTGATATTGGTGTCGGTAGTGCTTGTAAGGTACCACCTAACCTTTTGAAGTACCACTTCAAAGTGAGATCATGGCATGCAATACTTAGTGCAGAATTTTAAGCTGTCTGATCAGATGGCCCTTTTGATATAGTTGCACGTCTTTTGCAGAAAAAAGTTCCCTGCCTGTTGCTGAGCAATGTGCGTGGGCATTGGGAAACGTTGCTGGTGAAGGGGAAGAGCTGAGAAGTATTTTGCTATCTCAAGGTGCATTACTACCTCTTGCAAGAATGATGCTTCCAAACAAGGGTTCAACTGTGCGAACAGCTGCTTGGGCACTATCAAACCTAATCAAGGTGCTAAAATATTCACCTCATGAACAATTTTATAGCACCATGCCATTTTCTTCACAATTCGAGCTCTTTTTGGACTTCTGTGGCCTCTTTGCCCCATTTCTGAGTAACCATTCTTACCTGGAAATTAGTGTGACATTCAGCACCCCTTGCTTTTGCACCATTATTGTGTGTTTCTTTTCGTTTTtcactttgttttcttttggttcTTGGCAACATACCACCATCAATGTGGACTTACACATCATCTTTGAGAAGAACTTATAACATAACCTCGGTTGCTAAATATGCAGGGACCTAATCCAAAGGCTACAACGGAGCTCATTAGAGTTgatggggtattggatgcacttATTCGACACTTGAGAAAATCGTAAGTTGTGGTTCATCAATCTAAGTAGATTGCATTTACACCATAGTTAATTCTGGTCATCATGATTTCTTGTCATTAAAATTTTGGACTGCCTTTCCTTATGATGATAGTGTACCATAAACTTTTTCTTGAATTCAGAGATGATGAGTTAGCAACTGAAGTAGCATGGGTGGTTGTGTATCTCTCAGCCCTTTCAAATCTTGCCACCGGTATGCTAGTGAAGAGTGATGTCCTTCAACTGCTCGTGGAGAGATTGGCAACATCCCATAGTTTGCAGTTGCTTATTCCGGTAAGGTGGAATTTAAATGTATACATAAGCTCTTTATTGACCTTCTCTTTCTTTCAATAATGGCTCATTGAGCAACTATACGTATCAAATTGAAGGTTATAACAATTTACCTTTTTGAttgttttatttgattaatGGCTGTACTAGTTCAAGTTATCATTCGCTATGCTTTATTTGTTATCTGTATGGATGTACTTGTTCCCACTGCAGAAACCTACCCTCTGGCTATTTCTCTTGAAATTTTGTACCACATGCGAGTTGTATGTCAAGTGCCAATATCCCCTACCCTGCCctaacccaaaagaaaaaccagATTCTATGTGTTTCTTGAGCTATAAGATGCTTCTAGATTTATCCTGATGATGAAATCGAGGTGAACATCAAATACTACATGTTTGTATATGCCCTTCTATCTTTCTTATTGTGAGATTGACAAGGGAATTTAGAGAAGTATGACACGGTTCCATTGTTGAGCAAAAACTGTGATCTTTTAGTTATCATGTATCATATCTTCAGAGTTCACGTGATATATGATGTACCATCTTAAGTTGATCCATTTATGAGGAGATGGCATTGTAAAAGTTGTTTAGAGTACATGGATTTGAGATGAATATTTCTAGTATATGGATCGTACTGACAATTGGGTTCCATCTAGGTGCTAAGAAGTTTAGGTAACCTTATAGCTGGTGATTCACAGACAACACAAGCTCTTATCGTTCCTGGGCATGAAATCACAGGCTAGTCCATTACCCCTTTGATGGGAAACTGTAACTGTTCTGAACACGTATTTATAAGACAAGTTCATTTATATGTATAATGATGAAATTTTCAGGAAACATAATTGAAGTCCTGGTGAAGTGTTTGAATAGTGAGCACCGGGTCCTGAAGAAGGTATATAAGCTTGTCGTTAATGTTATGAGATAGATCTTTTACTCACCCATGCTTATTCAAAGTTCAACTTACATTAATGTAGGAAGCAGCTTGGGTGCTATCTAATATAGCAGCTGGTTCTGTAGAGCACAAGCAGTTAATATATTCAAGTGAGGCGGTGCTGGTGCTATTACGCCTTCTTTCCACAGCACCATTTGATATAAGAAAGGAAGTAGCATATGTACTAGGCAACCTCTGTGTTCTTCCTATTTCACCTACAGAACGTGATGGAAAACCGAACTTTATTCTGGAGCACTTGGTTTCACTTGTTGGTCGAGGATGCCTTGCTGGTTTCATTGATTTGGTGAACTCTGCTGATACTGAAGCTGCAAGACTCGGACTACAATTCACAGAGCTGGTAAGCAAACATCTACGAAATATTGGCTTCACACTGTACGTTTCACTTTTGGAGGAGTTTACAGAATATGGTTCAGAGTAACATTGGTTATGTGACTACTGAATGATTCATTAGGTACATTTGTTTTCATAAACTGATATGAAATGTTGTACCGTAAATGAAAGTTTGCCACTCCAGAGTGAGTAATGAAAATCCTTGACAACTTAACCACAATATAAATCCTCTATCTTAGAAAAGAAGACAAGTGGTGGTTCTTATATTGCTAGTTCATGCAGGTTTTGAGAGGGATGCCGAACGGTGAGGGCCCAAAGCTTGTTGAGAAAGAAAATGGGATCGAAGCGATGGAAAGATTTCAGTTTCATGAAAACGAGGACTTGCGAAATATGGCGAATAGTCTGGTGGATACGTACTTTGGGGAGGACTATGGGCTAGATGAATAGGCAGACTGTTGCATGGGGTTTCCAATGGTTCTTATCTTGCATCTTTCCATGCTTGTATGCCATGGATGATGAATTGTTGTAAGAGATGTAAAGTTTTGATGATCAAGTGGTTTCTCGTTAAATATGAGGAAAACGATTACAATTTATGATTTATCCTTTGATTTTAGAGATTCCAAATTTTCTCACACGATTGAAGAAATTCTTACAATTTTGTCCACAGAAAATTCTTATTGCTCCCAAAGAAAATGATATTCGTAcacatttttctctttttaccCAATCTTCTTTGtttaaaatgttaaaaattcAGGAATTACAAAAGAATGCTGTCTTTTGTAttctacaagaaaaaaaaatgttggcaTCCTCTCGAGTAGGAATTACTCGAGATATGTTGGCAAAAATGGGTCTTGAACGAAGTCATTTACAAAATCCTTATTTGCAATGAGTACAAGGTGCATTTTAATGCCACTTTGTAGTCTATTTCTTCGTCACGTAGTCTAAATTTTCTAAGATTTGAAAGTCACTCATCCAGACATAACTTAGTtcaaaaattgtgtaaaaaaaaaaaatagtatcaCGAATCCATCCctgcacacacatatatatacacatatttaattcatatattattttaattgtcATATACTTGCTTTCCCGTGTCCATGCAACATAACCGTTCCaaccaaaaaaattagaaattctGGTTTAAGTCGATAAATATTTTCATATTTCAACTTAATGATCATTTTATTTTCCAGAATagactaatatata
Proteins encoded in this region:
- the LOC126594014 gene encoding importin subunit alpha-9; its protein translation is MADESMASHRRDPIKSSVANVAGQRRRQQAVSVGKERRELLVRAKRLCRVGISGDSDDTVESEMIIDEEQSILEAQTSSAVEGLKSAVAYQGKGALEKRVSALRELRRLLSRSEFPPVEAALKAGVITLLVQCLSFGSPDEQLLEAAWCLTNIAAGKPEETKALLPALPLLIAHLGEKSSLPVAEQCAWALGNVAGEGEELRSILLSQGALLPLARMMLPNKGSTVRTAAWALSNLIKGPNPKATTELIRVDGVLDALIRHLRKSDDELATEVAWVVVYLSALSNLATGMLVKSDVLQLLVERLATSHSLQLLIPVLRSLGNLIAGDSQTTQALIVPGHEITGNIIEVLVKCLNSEHRVLKKEAAWVLSNIAAGSVEHKQLIYSSEAVLVLLRLLSTAPFDIRKEVAYVLGNLCVLPISPTERDGKPNFILEHLVSLVGRGCLAGFIDLVNSADTEAARLGLQFTELVLRGMPNGEGPKLVEKENGIEAMERFQFHENEDLRNMANSLVDTYFGEDYGLDE